In Arthrobacter sp. StoSoilB5, one genomic interval encodes:
- a CDS encoding DUF262 domain-containing protein, with the protein MAKYKVTQSAVTQLLEDVRREQIAIPELQRPFVWDSVKVRDLVDSLYKGYPVGYLITWQSVGAYLKGGQLAAHQHILIDGQQRVTALRAAIAGLKVVNKRYKPVRIVIAFNPVREEFATLTPPIAKNPEWIPDISELFNATSTYTFVKAYFDANPEIDHAAVEASIDRLQAIKNAQIGIISLDDDLDVETVAEIFIRINSKGVPLSSADFAMSKIATYGERGRNIRKLIDYFCQLAIAPHAYVDIQDNDSDFAATPYLKSISWLKDDADDLYDPQYSDIIRVAGLLGFSRGKASSIVSELSGRDPETRKVDESRIPVAYDKLEAALLEIVKKYHFENFVMVIKSAGFIASNMIGSKNALNFAYALYLRLRSDGTLSEGERKRIVRRWFVLSMLTGRHSGSFESIWEQDIRRIGTLGAAAYLKQIEESELTDGFWEVSLPNALETTSSTSPFFQTFLAAQVATGARGFLSKSITVSAMHEQSGDIHHVVPKDYLQKNGFPDRGDYNQVANFALTETAINISIGNKPPVEYMAEISAQIASGKLTLGEIIEGSDLKRNFIENAIPANLFEVTAGSYPEFLSVRRKLIAAFIRSYFNQL; encoded by the coding sequence ATGGCAAAGTACAAGGTCACTCAGTCGGCTGTTACTCAACTTCTGGAGGACGTCCGGCGAGAGCAGATCGCCATTCCCGAGCTCCAGCGGCCGTTCGTGTGGGACAGCGTAAAAGTTCGTGATCTTGTGGACTCGCTCTACAAGGGTTACCCGGTCGGCTACCTGATTACTTGGCAGTCCGTGGGTGCCTACCTCAAAGGTGGTCAATTGGCCGCCCACCAGCACATCTTGATCGATGGGCAGCAGCGCGTCACGGCGCTCCGTGCTGCCATTGCAGGTCTGAAGGTTGTCAATAAGCGATACAAACCGGTACGCATCGTTATAGCCTTCAACCCGGTCCGGGAAGAGTTCGCAACCCTAACACCTCCCATTGCAAAGAATCCCGAATGGATTCCGGATATCAGCGAGTTGTTTAATGCGACTTCCACGTACACGTTCGTGAAAGCCTACTTCGACGCCAACCCAGAAATCGACCATGCCGCGGTCGAAGCAAGCATTGACCGTCTGCAGGCTATCAAGAACGCACAGATCGGCATCATCTCCCTTGATGACGATCTCGACGTTGAAACAGTTGCTGAGATTTTCATCCGAATCAACTCCAAGGGCGTCCCGCTCAGTAGCGCGGACTTCGCCATGAGTAAAATCGCCACTTATGGAGAACGCGGCCGCAATATCCGCAAGCTGATCGACTACTTCTGCCAGCTTGCGATAGCTCCTCACGCCTACGTCGACATCCAGGACAACGATTCAGACTTCGCAGCAACGCCGTACCTTAAGTCGATCTCTTGGTTAAAGGATGACGCTGACGACCTATACGACCCCCAATACAGCGATATTATCCGCGTCGCAGGGCTACTGGGGTTCAGCCGCGGAAAGGCCTCGTCCATCGTGAGTGAGCTTTCTGGACGCGATCCCGAAACCCGAAAAGTGGACGAATCCCGCATCCCCGTTGCCTATGACAAGCTGGAAGCGGCGCTACTGGAGATCGTGAAAAAGTATCACTTCGAGAACTTCGTCATGGTCATAAAATCTGCGGGCTTCATCGCCTCCAACATGATTGGTTCAAAGAACGCACTAAACTTTGCGTACGCCCTTTACCTCCGTCTGCGCTCCGATGGCACGCTGTCAGAAGGTGAGCGCAAGCGCATCGTCCGGCGCTGGTTCGTCCTGTCTATGCTGACGGGCCGACACTCAGGGAGTTTCGAGTCGATATGGGAGCAGGACATCCGGAGGATCGGCACCCTTGGCGCTGCGGCGTACCTCAAGCAAATTGAGGAGTCAGAGCTGACGGATGGCTTCTGGGAAGTGTCCCTACCCAACGCCTTAGAGACCACTAGCTCGACCAGTCCGTTCTTCCAAACTTTTCTTGCTGCGCAGGTCGCGACCGGTGCTCGTGGCTTTCTATCGAAGAGCATCACGGTTTCAGCCATGCACGAGCAATCAGGGGACATCCACCATGTCGTTCCAAAGGATTATCTTCAAAAGAACGGGTTCCCTGACCGGGGGGACTATAATCAAGTAGCCAACTTCGCACTGACCGAGACCGCCATTAACATCAGCATCGGTAACAAACCACCGGTTGAATACATGGCAGAAATATCCGCACAAATTGCTTCCGGAAAACTTACTCTAGGTGAAATTATAGAGGGTTCTGATCTCAAAAGAAATTTCATCGAGAATGCAATACCAGCAAATCTTTTCGAGGTAACTGCAGGATCATACCCCGAGTTTCTGTCAGTCCGACGTAAGCTCATTGCAGCTTTTATTCGCTCTTATTTCAATCAGCTCTAG
- a CDS encoding helicase-related protein, producing the protein MRIIDNINAVLGEDLRAEIKPGSKLRIAASTFSIFAFEALRKELEQVSELEFIFTSPTFVTSQVTDRLAKERRQFFIPQVVNGKSTLYGSEFEIRLRNQMTQRAIARECADWVRRKVRFRSNKTGAPMQQFAIANGNAVYQPLQGFTSTDLGYERGNAVSNFVTKFDEAPMTTQYVELFDQIWHNPAQLDDVTDAVFKHIESVYVENSPERIYFLMLYNIFSEFLDELSEDVLPNDRTGYQDTRIWQSLYKFQQDAAAGIINKLETYNGCILADSVGLGKTFTALAVIKYYELRNKSVLVLCPKKLAENWTNYNANLTTNIFATDRFNYDVLAHTDLSRTRGESLGLRLDRINWGNYDLVVIDESHNFRNADYAEEKESRYQRLMRQVIREGVKTKVLMLSATPVNNRFNDLKNQLQLAYEGESENLAQHLNISTTVEKVFSDAQRVFNAWSKLDPENRTTERILQMLDFDFFELLDSVTIARSRKHIQAFYDTTEIGGFPERLAPKSIREPLTDLPELPSFNDIFEQLQVLTLAVYTPLAYVFPSRISKYQDLYNVTAGNARSNLGQQGREQGLKKLMTVNLLKRLESSVDAFRLTLSKIEDAVDSALVRTSSRGSFPSDLSAELIDLDFDVEDQDDANIEALSFGEKIKIDLDDLDIESWRRDLWNDRETLRELLDEMRKVTPDHDLKLQRLKQLIAFKAANQINPGNRKVLVFSAFADTANYLYRELAPALAEAELETALITGGNHTKTTLGTGFDFQQVMSMFSPRSKQRHLIMPKETRELDVLIGTDVISEGQNLQDCDYLINYDIHWNPVRIVQRFGRIDRIGSINQVIQLVNFWPDISLDEYINLKERVENRMVIADVAGTADDNVLTLEDSDAAFRKEQLRKLQEEVIELEDVRTGVSITDLGLNDFRMDLLGYIKECGDLAAAPKGLHAVIPADPDKGLKPGVVFALRNVNADENINRGNRLHPHYLVYLDDDGNVIVDHTEAKHLLDLLRAGCRPYDQPVADVAHVFNAATAEGAEMSKYSELLTDAIHSMIEVTEERDIDSLFTGGHTTALTQNIAGLDDFELIAFIAVVDRNQTGFSRD; encoded by the coding sequence ATGCGCATTATCGACAACATCAATGCGGTGCTCGGCGAGGATCTCAGAGCCGAAATCAAACCGGGCTCGAAGTTGCGCATCGCAGCGTCGACCTTTTCCATCTTCGCGTTTGAGGCGCTCCGCAAGGAGCTGGAGCAAGTTTCCGAGCTCGAATTCATCTTCACTTCACCAACATTTGTAACGTCTCAGGTTACCGATCGATTAGCGAAAGAACGACGGCAGTTCTTCATCCCCCAGGTCGTGAACGGTAAATCGACCCTTTACGGGTCCGAATTCGAGATCCGTTTGCGTAATCAAATGACCCAGCGCGCCATCGCGCGGGAATGTGCGGATTGGGTGCGCCGAAAGGTTCGCTTCCGATCGAATAAGACCGGTGCGCCGATGCAGCAGTTCGCGATCGCGAACGGCAACGCCGTGTACCAGCCGCTTCAGGGTTTTACCTCGACAGACCTCGGCTATGAACGCGGCAACGCGGTTTCGAACTTCGTCACCAAGTTCGACGAAGCGCCGATGACCACGCAGTACGTCGAACTGTTCGATCAGATCTGGCACAACCCAGCGCAGCTGGACGATGTGACGGACGCTGTATTCAAGCACATAGAGAGTGTGTACGTAGAGAACTCTCCGGAGCGGATCTACTTCCTAATGTTGTACAATATTTTCTCGGAATTCCTCGATGAACTGAGTGAAGACGTGCTACCTAACGATCGCACGGGTTACCAGGACACGAGGATCTGGCAGAGTCTTTACAAGTTTCAACAAGATGCTGCGGCGGGGATTATCAACAAGCTGGAGACCTACAACGGCTGCATCCTCGCCGATAGTGTGGGCTTAGGCAAAACGTTCACCGCGCTGGCAGTGATCAAGTACTACGAGCTGCGCAACAAGTCGGTGCTGGTGTTGTGCCCTAAGAAGCTCGCCGAGAACTGGACGAACTACAACGCCAACCTCACAACGAACATCTTCGCTACTGACCGGTTCAACTATGACGTGCTGGCCCACACCGACCTGTCCCGCACACGGGGCGAGTCCCTCGGACTCAGGCTAGATCGGATCAACTGGGGCAACTATGACCTTGTCGTCATAGACGAATCGCACAACTTCCGCAACGCCGACTATGCCGAGGAGAAAGAGTCCCGTTACCAACGGCTCATGCGCCAAGTTATCCGCGAAGGTGTGAAGACCAAAGTGTTGATGCTGTCGGCAACCCCGGTGAACAACCGGTTCAATGACCTGAAGAATCAGCTTCAGCTGGCATACGAGGGCGAGTCGGAGAACCTCGCCCAGCACCTAAACATCTCCACTACGGTCGAGAAGGTCTTCAGCGACGCTCAGCGAGTTTTCAACGCGTGGTCGAAGCTTGACCCGGAGAACCGAACAACCGAACGAATCCTCCAGATGCTCGACTTCGATTTCTTTGAATTGCTCGACTCAGTGACCATCGCTCGGTCCCGTAAGCACATCCAGGCGTTTTACGACACCACCGAGATCGGCGGTTTTCCGGAGCGGTTGGCCCCAAAGTCTATCCGCGAACCGCTCACTGATCTGCCGGAGTTGCCGAGCTTCAACGACATCTTCGAACAGCTCCAGGTGCTCACGCTGGCGGTCTACACGCCGCTGGCGTACGTGTTCCCTAGCCGGATCAGCAAGTACCAGGACCTATACAACGTCACCGCGGGTAACGCCCGTTCCAACCTCGGCCAGCAGGGCCGCGAGCAGGGCCTGAAGAAGCTGATGACCGTCAACCTCCTCAAGCGCCTGGAAAGTTCCGTCGACGCATTCCGCCTGACGCTCAGCAAGATCGAGGACGCCGTTGACAGTGCCCTAGTCCGCACCAGCTCGCGGGGGTCCTTCCCCAGCGACCTGAGCGCCGAACTGATTGACCTCGACTTCGACGTCGAAGATCAGGACGATGCGAACATCGAGGCGCTCTCCTTTGGGGAGAAAATCAAGATCGACCTCGATGATCTCGACATCGAATCCTGGCGCCGAGACTTGTGGAATGACCGCGAGACGCTGCGTGAACTGCTTGATGAAATGCGTAAAGTGACCCCCGACCACGACCTCAAGCTCCAGAGGCTCAAACAGCTGATAGCCTTTAAGGCGGCCAACCAGATCAACCCTGGTAACCGGAAGGTGCTCGTATTCTCCGCTTTCGCCGATACAGCCAACTATCTGTACCGTGAACTCGCACCTGCTCTTGCCGAGGCGGAACTCGAGACGGCTCTCATCACTGGTGGCAACCATACGAAGACGACGCTGGGCACGGGGTTCGATTTCCAGCAGGTGATGTCTATGTTCTCCCCGCGCTCTAAGCAGCGCCACCTCATTATGCCGAAAGAGACCCGTGAGCTGGACGTACTCATTGGCACTGACGTCATCAGCGAGGGCCAGAACCTCCAGGACTGCGACTACCTGATCAACTACGACATCCACTGGAACCCCGTTCGGATCGTCCAGCGCTTTGGCCGCATCGATCGCATCGGCTCCATCAACCAGGTCATCCAGCTGGTTAACTTCTGGCCCGACATCTCGCTCGATGAATACATCAACCTCAAGGAACGCGTTGAGAACCGCATGGTTATAGCCGACGTCGCGGGCACGGCCGACGACAACGTCCTCACCCTGGAAGACTCCGACGCCGCATTCCGCAAGGAGCAGCTCCGCAAGCTTCAGGAGGAGGTCATTGAACTCGAGGATGTACGTACCGGCGTCTCTATCACAGACCTCGGGCTCAACGACTTCCGGATGGACCTCCTTGGCTACATCAAGGAATGCGGCGACCTCGCCGCCGCCCCCAAGGGCCTGCATGCCGTCATCCCTGCAGACCCCGACAAAGGTTTGAAGCCTGGGGTAGTCTTCGCTCTGCGGAACGTGAACGCCGATGAGAACATCAACCGCGGCAACCGGCTTCATCCGCACTACCTCGTCTACCTCGACGACGACGGCAACGTAATCGTCGACCACACCGAGGCAAAGCACTTGCTCGACCTGCTGCGCGCCGGATGCCGCCCCTACGACCAGCCTGTCGCCGACGTTGCTCACGTCTTCAACGCCGCCACAGCCGAGGGCGCTGAGATGAGCAAGTACTCCGAGCTGCTCACCGACGCGATTCATTCGATGATCGAGGTCACCGAGGAGCGCGACATTGACAGCCTTTTCACAGGAGGCCACACAACCGCCCTCACCCAGAACATTGCAGGACTAGACGACTTCGAACTCATCGCCTTCATCGCCGTGGTTGACCGCAACCAAACGGGGTTTTCACGTGACTGA
- a CDS encoding YDG/SRA domain-containing protein produces the protein MLIDSKPLLAVAYGKQHPAKGTLSIRLFSGGEEAGRALKRFGIELIRRNSVKPGVIYGEIPDCPPGTVFKDRREAYDAGVHRTTQAGIAGQADGTQSICLSDGYSDDEIQGDLITYTGFGGRDANTGRHIADQKLAKGNLGLVENYKLGRPVRVLAKESVLTARKSHNEYVYLGLFTVTNWGWGMRDGWKVLIYQLRAVAGDSLIPDEVATALTRGEDVTPLRRSAHVNRIIRNYDVAASVKRLYDNTCQICRTRLLTAAGAYSEGAHIRPLGIPHNGPDNLENILCLCPNCHALFDGHALTVRPDGTILNLGKPAGKLTVASAHGLNYEHLAYQEQISAASSRRANSS, from the coding sequence ATGCTGATCGACTCCAAACCGCTTTTGGCAGTTGCCTACGGAAAACAGCATCCTGCCAAGGGCACGCTGTCCATCCGGCTTTTCTCAGGCGGAGAAGAGGCTGGAAGGGCACTGAAGCGCTTCGGCATAGAGCTAATCCGGCGCAACAGCGTCAAGCCGGGGGTCATATATGGGGAAATCCCGGATTGTCCGCCAGGGACAGTTTTCAAGGATAGGCGGGAGGCCTATGACGCCGGTGTTCACAGGACCACGCAGGCAGGCATCGCTGGTCAGGCAGACGGCACCCAATCCATTTGCCTTTCCGACGGATACTCTGATGACGAGATTCAAGGCGACCTGATCACCTACACCGGCTTTGGCGGCCGCGACGCTAACACAGGCCGGCACATTGCCGATCAAAAGCTGGCAAAGGGCAACCTTGGCCTCGTCGAGAATTACAAACTTGGCCGGCCTGTTCGCGTCCTGGCCAAGGAGTCCGTGCTCACAGCTAGGAAGTCCCACAATGAATACGTCTACCTAGGGCTGTTCACGGTCACGAACTGGGGCTGGGGCATGCGTGACGGCTGGAAAGTCCTGATTTACCAACTCCGAGCAGTTGCCGGCGACAGTCTCATACCCGATGAAGTTGCTACGGCTTTGACCCGCGGGGAGGATGTAACGCCGCTTCGACGCAGCGCACACGTCAATCGGATCATTCGGAACTACGACGTCGCAGCTTCCGTCAAACGCCTCTATGACAACACCTGCCAGATATGCAGAACCAGACTCCTCACGGCCGCCGGGGCATATTCGGAGGGCGCACATATCCGCCCATTGGGCATCCCCCACAACGGCCCGGATAATTTGGAGAACATCCTGTGCCTTTGCCCAAACTGCCACGCCCTTTTTGACGGACACGCCCTAACTGTTCGGCCCGACGGCACGATATTGAATCTAGGGAAGCCAGCAGGAAAGCTCACCGTGGCGAGCGCACACGGCCTGAACTACGAACATCTTGCTTATCAGGAGCAGATCTCCGCGGCTTCCTCTAGACGCGCTAACTCCTCGTAG
- a CDS encoding APC family permease, with the protein MTPTFETDTPAGEKPVGPTSAQTANQGWRRVLGVPSLVLVYMVPLTIFSTYGIVVELTGGRLSAAYAVTLVVMLFTARSYGRMSQAFPFGGSAYTYATRSFGAGLGFMAGWSLLLDYLLLPMINYLLIGIYMEAAFPAIPAWVFMIVSILAVTVLNILGITAIAKANFVVVGLQGLFIVLFVALGLSSITGAGNLDLMAPFTGVDGAEGVSPILAGSAILCLSYLGFDAVSTFAEETKDPKRNLPKAIMLTTVLAGVIFLGLAYISHLVLPVSTFNDVDAAAIEVIGAAGGNLLVAFFTAAYIAGSLGSALTSQASVSRIIHSMGRSGVFPAALGKLHARFRTPVLPILLTTAVSLLAFVLDLLTISSLISFGALVAFSVVNLAVIKHYFFDEKARGARGVVHNLVLPGVGFVLTIWLWTSLSGLSIGFGLAWAGVGLVYLAFLTRGFRKPAPQLELEEV; encoded by the coding sequence ATGACCCCCACGTTTGAAACAGATACACCGGCAGGCGAGAAGCCTGTGGGGCCAACTTCCGCGCAGACCGCAAATCAGGGCTGGCGCCGCGTTCTCGGTGTTCCGTCGCTGGTCCTGGTCTACATGGTGCCGCTGACGATCTTCAGCACCTACGGCATCGTGGTGGAGCTGACGGGCGGGCGCCTCTCGGCCGCGTACGCCGTGACGCTTGTGGTCATGCTGTTCACGGCGCGCTCGTACGGCCGGATGTCGCAGGCGTTTCCGTTTGGCGGATCCGCTTACACGTATGCGACACGGTCATTTGGAGCCGGGCTTGGCTTTATGGCTGGATGGTCGCTTCTGCTGGACTATCTGCTTCTGCCGATGATCAACTACCTGCTCATCGGCATCTACATGGAAGCCGCATTCCCCGCGATCCCTGCGTGGGTGTTCATGATCGTCTCCATCCTGGCCGTGACGGTACTGAACATCCTCGGCATTACCGCGATCGCCAAAGCCAACTTCGTTGTTGTGGGACTGCAGGGGCTCTTCATCGTCCTGTTCGTTGCGCTGGGACTTTCATCCATTACCGGTGCCGGCAACCTCGACTTGATGGCCCCGTTCACCGGCGTCGATGGGGCCGAAGGCGTCTCGCCGATTCTGGCCGGCTCGGCGATTCTGTGCCTCTCGTACCTGGGATTCGACGCGGTTTCCACCTTCGCCGAGGAGACAAAGGACCCGAAGCGCAACCTGCCCAAGGCCATCATGCTCACCACTGTCCTGGCTGGCGTGATCTTCCTTGGGCTCGCGTACATCAGCCACCTGGTACTCCCGGTCAGCACGTTCAATGACGTGGACGCAGCGGCCATCGAGGTCATTGGGGCAGCCGGCGGAAACCTGCTGGTCGCCTTCTTCACCGCCGCATACATTGCAGGAAGCCTTGGATCGGCGCTGACGTCCCAGGCTTCTGTTTCGCGGATCATTCACTCGATGGGCCGTAGCGGAGTTTTCCCCGCTGCGCTGGGCAAACTGCATGCCCGGTTCCGCACGCCCGTGCTTCCGATTCTTTTGACGACAGCCGTTTCCCTGCTGGCTTTCGTGCTGGACCTGCTCACCATTTCGTCGCTGATCAGCTTCGGCGCGCTGGTCGCGTTCTCCGTGGTCAATCTCGCCGTCATCAAGCACTACTTCTTCGATGAGAAGGCGCGTGGTGCGCGGGGCGTGGTTCACAACCTGGTGTTGCCTGGTGTTGGCTTTGTGCTGACCATTTGGTTGTGGACGAGCTTGAGTGGATTGTCGATCGGCTTTGGGCTCGCTTGGGCCGGCGTGGGCTTGGTGTACCTGGCCTTCCTGACCCGCGGGTTCC